One genomic window of Thioclava sp. GXIMD4216 includes the following:
- a CDS encoding lipid-A-disaccharide synthase N-terminal domain-containing protein, with the protein MIDHLLKLFHVENGTELAWVLFGLSAQLMFTARFLVQWIASEKAQDSVMPVAFWYFSLLGGVMLLSYALYRHDPVFVLGQALGVVIYSRNLWLIHAKRRRDS; encoded by the coding sequence ATGATCGACCATCTGTTGAAGCTGTTCCATGTCGAGAATGGCACAGAGCTGGCGTGGGTGCTGTTCGGCCTGTCGGCACAGCTGATGTTTACCGCGCGCTTTCTGGTGCAATGGATCGCCTCTGAAAAGGCACAGGATTCGGTGATGCCGGTGGCGTTTTGGTATTTCTCGCTTCTGGGCGGGGTGATGCTGCTGTCTTACGCGCTTTATCGCCATGATCCGGTCTTTGTGCTCGGGCAGGCGCTTGGGGTGGTGATCTATTCACGTAATCTATGGCTGATCCATGCAAAACGCCGTCGTGACAGCTGA
- a CDS encoding phosphatase PAP2 family protein, with amino-acid sequence MRADTYRRTGLWLLIMWTVAVCLFEAFPQIDLWVTALFYTPKLGFTAGWLDPVLEYLRQRIWDLSVLLAVVSLVMVGLCAVLRRPLLRLTLRDWAWIMLSYLIGPVILVNGLFKAYSGRARPAEILPFGGEHLFTRAWQFADQCTSNCSFVSGEGAAVVILSLGLWLVGRRWCGARGQARATGWAWGLSVFVLLQRLVTGRHFLSDLTFAALISLTIAWALWGLLQNGGKRRAELTKAGQEPIRRPSPRA; translated from the coding sequence ATGCGCGCTGATACCTATCGCCGGACCGGTCTTTGGCTTTTGATCATGTGGACGGTGGCGGTCTGTCTGTTCGAAGCCTTTCCGCAGATCGATCTCTGGGTGACGGCGTTATTCTACACGCCAAAGCTCGGGTTTACGGCGGGGTGGCTGGATCCGGTGCTGGAATATCTGCGGCAACGGATCTGGGATCTTTCGGTCCTTCTGGCCGTGGTCTCGCTGGTCATGGTCGGGCTCTGCGCCGTCTTGCGCCGCCCGCTGCTGCGCCTGACCTTGCGCGATTGGGCATGGATCATGCTCAGCTATCTCATCGGGCCGGTGATCTTGGTCAATGGCCTGTTCAAAGCCTATTCGGGGCGCGCCAGACCTGCCGAGATCCTGCCTTTCGGCGGCGAACACCTGTTTACAAGGGCGTGGCAATTCGCGGATCAATGCACAAGCAACTGCTCCTTCGTTTCGGGCGAGGGGGCGGCGGTCGTGATTCTGTCCTTGGGGCTCTGGCTGGTCGGGCGGCGCTGGTGTGGCGCGCGCGGTCAGGCCCGCGCGACAGGCTGGGCGTGGGGGCTTTCGGTCTTTGTGCTGCTACAACGCCTTGTTACAGGGCGACATTTCCTGTCGGATCTGACATTTGCGGCGCTGATATCGCTGACAATCGCTTGGGCGCTCTGGGGGCTTTTGCAGAACGGCGGCAAACGCCGTGCAGAGTTGACAAAGGCGGGGCAAGAGCCTATACGCCGCCCATCCCCACGGGCCTGA
- a CDS encoding glycosyltransferase family 2 protein, whose amino-acid sequence MTELTIIIPAKNEAENIAALVDEIHSVCEARYDYEVIVIDDGSTDATGQILAERLQSDARLRLLSNRQSGGQSAAVHSGVLAARGRICCTLDGDGQNPPPDIPKLVDALLADPEAGLVAGQRVGRQDTWSKRYASKFANALRARVLQDGTRDTGCGLKAFRRDAFLLMPFFNHMHRYLPALFAREGLRVLLVDVSHRPRLGGQSNYNNFQRAMVGIVDLCGVAWLLRRKKTARPTEILVKETGL is encoded by the coding sequence ATGACAGAGCTGACGATAATAATTCCCGCCAAGAACGAAGCCGAGAATATTGCGGCGCTGGTCGATGAGATCCATAGCGTGTGTGAGGCACGGTATGACTACGAGGTGATCGTCATTGATGACGGTTCTACCGATGCGACTGGACAGATCCTCGCGGAGCGCCTGCAAAGCGATGCGCGGTTGCGGCTGTTGTCCAACCGGCAGTCTGGTGGGCAAAGTGCGGCCGTCCATAGCGGTGTGCTTGCTGCGCGCGGGCGGATCTGCTGCACGCTGGATGGCGACGGGCAGAACCCGCCCCCCGACATTCCGAAACTCGTCGATGCGCTGCTGGCCGATCCCGAGGCGGGGCTTGTTGCGGGCCAGCGGGTCGGGCGGCAGGACACATGGTCGAAGCGCTATGCTTCGAAATTTGCCAATGCGCTGCGGGCGCGGGTTTTGCAGGATGGCACGCGCGACACGGGCTGTGGCCTCAAGGCGTTCCGCCGCGATGCGTTTTTGCTGATGCCTTTCTTCAACCATATGCACCGCTATCTGCCCGCGCTCTTCGCGCGCGAAGGGCTACGGGTGCTTCTGGTCGATGTCAGCCATCGCCCGCGTCTTGGCGGGCAGTCCAACTATAACAATTTCCAGCGTGCGATGGTCGGGATTGTCGATCTGTGCGGTGTGGCATGGTTGCTGCGCCGGAAAAAGACCGCCCGCCCGACCGAGATTCTGGTCAAGGAGACCGGCCTATGA
- the rpsG gene encoding 30S ribosomal protein S7: MSRRHAAEKREVLPDAKFGDRVLTKFMNNLMIDGKKSTAERIVYNALDRVEGKLKREPIEVFHEALDNVKPAVEVRSRRVGGATYQVPVEVRPARREALAIRWLISAARGRNENTMEERLAGELLDAVNSRGTAVKKREDTHKMADANKAFSHYRW, encoded by the coding sequence ATGTCTCGTCGTCACGCCGCTGAGAAGCGCGAAGTTCTCCCGGACGCCAAATTTGGTGACCGCGTTCTGACCAAGTTCATGAACAACCTGATGATCGACGGTAAGAAATCTACCGCCGAACGCATCGTCTACAACGCACTGGATCGCGTCGAAGGCAAGCTCAAGCGCGAGCCGATCGAAGTGTTCCACGAAGCCCTCGACAACGTGAAGCCGGCTGTTGAAGTCCGTTCGCGTCGTGTGGGTGGTGCAACCTACCAAGTTCCGGTCGAAGTTCGTCCGGCACGCCGCGAGGCGCTGGCAATCCGCTGGCTGATCTCGGCTGCACGTGGTCGCAATGAAAACACCATGGAAGAGCGTCTTGCAGGCGAACTTCTGGACGCGGTGAATTCGCGCGGTACGGCAGTTAAGAAACGCGAAGACACGCATAAAATGGCCGACGCGAACAAAGCGTTCAGCCATTATCGCTGGTAA
- the rpoC gene encoding DNA-directed RNA polymerase subunit beta' codes for MNQEITTNPFNPLAQPKQFDEIKVSLASPERILSWSYGEIKKPETINYRTFKPERDGLFCARIFGPIKDYECLCGKYKRMKYRGVVCEKCGVEVTLQKVRRERMGHIELAAPCAHIWFLKSLPSRIGLMLDMTLRDLERILYFENYVVIEPGLTDLMYGQLMTEDEYLDAQDQYGADAFTANIGAEAIREMLAGIDLEATAETLREELKEATGELKPKKIIKRLKIVENFLESGNRPEWMVLTVLPVIPPELRPLVPLDGGRFATSDLNDLYRRVINRNNRLKRLIELRAPDIIVRNEKRMLQESVDALFDNGRRGRVITGTNRRPLKSLSDMLKGKQGRFRQNLLGKRVDFSGRSVIVTGPELKLHQCGLPKKMALELFKPFIYSRLEAKGLSSTVKQAKKLVEKERPEVWDILDEVIREHPVFLNRAPTLHRLGFQAFEPTLIEGKAIQLHPLVCSAFNADFDGDQMAVHVPLSLEAQLEARVLMMSTNNVLSPANGAPIIVPSQDMILGLYYLTMERKGMKGEGMVFGSIEEMEHALNAGELHLHAKIHARVKQIDETGNEVFIRFETTPGRLRLGSLLPLNAKAPFDLVNRLLRKKDVQNVIDTVYRYCGQKESVIFCDQIMSMGFKEAFKAGISFGKDDMVIPDTKWTIVNDVRDQVKDFEQQYMDGLITQGEKYNKVVDAWSKCNDQVTEAMMSTISAAKYDENGAEMEPNSVYMMAHSGARGSVTQMKQLGGMRGLMAKPNGEIIETPIISNFKEGLTVLEYFNSTHGARKGLSDTALKTANSGYLTRRLVDVAQDCIVRAHDCGTDKGITASAAINDGEVVAPLSERVLGRVAADDVLVPGSDEVLVRRNELIDERKADQIEAAGVQSIRIRSALTCEAEEGVCALCYGRDLARGTMVNQGEAVGIIAAQSIGEPGTQLTMRTFHIGGVAQGGSQSFLEASQEGKIEFRNPSLLENANGEQIIMGRNMQIVIVNDHGEELASHKVGYGTHVFVKEGDVVKRGTKLFEWDPYTLPIIAEKAGKAKLVDLIAGLSLREDTDEATGMTQKIVSDWRSSSRAKDLKPEIFIVDQDGEPVRNDAGHPVIYPMSVDAILSVDEGQDIRAGDVVARIPREGAKTKDITGGLPRVAELFEARRPKDHAIIAEIDGYVRFGKDYKNKRRIAIEPREEGLDAVEYMVPKGKHIPVQEGDFVQKGDYIMDGNPAPHDILRIMGIEALAGYLINEVQDVYRLQGVKINDKHIEVIVRQMLQKIEVLDSGDTTLLKGEHVDKVEFDEVNAKAEARGVRPAHGEPVLLGITKASLQTRSFISAASFQETTRVLTEASVQGKRDKLVGLKENVIVGRLIPAGTGGATSQVRRVASERDSVVIEAKRAEAEQAVALAAPSNTDSGADFGVVETPESRD; via the coding sequence ATGAACCAGGAAATCACGACCAATCCGTTCAACCCGCTGGCACAGCCCAAGCAGTTTGACGAGATCAAGGTGTCGCTGGCATCGCCGGAACGGATCCTCTCGTGGTCCTACGGCGAGATCAAAAAGCCGGAAACCATCAACTACCGCACGTTCAAACCCGAGCGTGACGGTCTGTTCTGCGCCCGTATCTTTGGCCCGATCAAAGACTACGAATGCCTCTGCGGCAAATATAAGCGCATGAAATATCGCGGCGTTGTCTGCGAGAAATGCGGTGTGGAAGTCACGCTGCAAAAGGTCCGTCGCGAGCGTATGGGCCATATCGAACTGGCCGCACCCTGCGCCCATATCTGGTTCCTCAAGTCGCTGCCCTCGCGCATCGGCCTGATGCTGGACATGACGCTGCGTGACCTCGAGCGTATTCTCTACTTCGAAAACTATGTTGTCATCGAGCCGGGTCTGACCGACCTGATGTATGGCCAGTTGATGACCGAAGACGAATATCTCGACGCGCAGGACCAGTATGGCGCAGATGCTTTCACCGCCAATATCGGTGCTGAAGCGATCCGCGAGATGCTGGCAGGGATCGATCTGGAAGCCACCGCAGAGACCCTGCGCGAAGAGCTGAAAGAAGCGACCGGCGAGCTGAAGCCGAAGAAGATCATCAAGCGTCTGAAGATCGTCGAGAATTTCCTCGAGTCGGGCAACCGTCCCGAGTGGATGGTGCTGACCGTTCTTCCGGTGATCCCGCCGGAACTGCGTCCGCTTGTGCCGCTGGATGGTGGCCGCTTCGCGACCTCGGATCTGAACGATCTCTATCGCCGCGTGATCAACCGGAACAACCGTCTGAAGCGCCTGATCGAACTGCGTGCGCCCGATATCATCGTGCGCAACGAAAAGCGTATGCTGCAGGAATCGGTCGATGCGCTGTTCGACAACGGCCGTCGTGGCCGCGTGATCACGGGCACCAACCGTCGCCCGCTGAAATCGCTGTCGGACATGCTCAAAGGTAAGCAGGGCCGCTTCCGTCAGAACTTGCTCGGTAAGCGCGTCGACTTCTCGGGTCGTTCGGTTATTGTGACCGGTCCGGAACTCAAGCTGCACCAGTGTGGTCTGCCGAAGAAGATGGCTTTGGAACTCTTCAAGCCCTTCATCTATTCGCGCCTCGAGGCCAAAGGCCTGTCGAGCACCGTGAAACAGGCGAAGAAGCTTGTCGAAAAAGAGCGTCCGGAAGTTTGGGATATCCTCGACGAGGTCATCCGCGAACACCCCGTCTTCCTGAACCGCGCACCGACGCTGCACCGTCTTGGCTTCCAGGCGTTCGAACCGACGCTGATCGAAGGTAAGGCCATCCAGCTGCACCCGCTTGTCTGCTCGGCGTTCAACGCGGACTTCGACGGTGACCAGATGGCTGTGCACGTCCCGCTGAGCCTTGAAGCCCAGCTGGAAGCGCGCGTCCTGATGATGTCGACGAACAACGTTCTGTCGCCCGCAAACGGCGCGCCGATCATCGTTCCGTCGCAGGATATGATCCTTGGTCTTTACTACCTGACCATGGAGCGCAAAGGCATGAAGGGCGAAGGCATGGTCTTCGGCTCGATCGAAGAGATGGAGCACGCGCTGAACGCGGGTGAGCTGCATCTGCATGCCAAGATCCACGCCCGCGTGAAGCAGATCGACGAGACCGGCAACGAAGTGTTCATCCGCTTCGAGACCACTCCGGGCCGTCTGCGCCTTGGGTCGCTCTTGCCGCTGAACGCGAAAGCACCCTTCGATCTGGTGAACCGTCTTCTGCGGAAGAAAGACGTGCAGAATGTCATCGACACCGTCTACCGTTATTGCGGCCAGAAAGAGTCGGTGATCTTCTGTGACCAGATCATGTCGATGGGCTTCAAGGAAGCGTTCAAGGCAGGGATCTCGTTCGGTAAGGACGATATGGTGATTCCGGATACCAAGTGGACCATCGTCAATGATGTCCGCGATCAGGTGAAGGATTTCGAACAGCAGTATATGGACGGCCTGATCACTCAGGGCGAGAAGTATAACAAGGTTGTCGATGCATGGTCGAAATGTAACGATCAGGTCACCGAAGCCATGATGTCGACCATTTCGGCTGCGAAATATGACGAGAACGGTGCCGAGATGGAACCGAACTCGGTCTATATGATGGCCCACTCCGGTGCACGGGGCTCGGTCACGCAGATGAAGCAGCTGGGCGGTATGCGCGGCCTTATGGCCAAGCCGAACGGCGAGATCATCGAGACGCCGATCATCTCGAACTTCAAGGAAGGTCTGACCGTTCTTGAATACTTCAACTCGACCCACGGCGCCCGTAAAGGTCTGTCGGATACGGCACTGAAGACGGCAAACTCGGGTTACCTGACCCGTCGTCTGGTGGACGTGGCGCAGGACTGCATCGTGCGTGCGCATGATTGCGGCACCGATAAGGGGATCACGGCTTCGGCAGCGATCAACGATGGTGAAGTGGTTGCGCCGCTGTCCGAGCGTGTTCTGGGCCGTGTGGCTGCAGATGACGTTCTGGTTCCGGGCTCGGACGAGGTGCTGGTGCGCCGCAACGAACTGATCGACGAGCGTAAAGCCGATCAGATCGAGGCGGCCGGCGTGCAGTCGATCCGTATCCGTTCGGCGCTGACCTGTGAGGCGGAAGAGGGCGTTTGCGCACTCTGCTATGGTCGTGACCTTGCGCGCGGGACCATGGTCAACCAGGGCGAGGCCGTCGGTATCATCGCGGCACAGTCCATCGGTGAACCCGGGACCCAGCTGACGATGCGGACCTTCCACATCGGCGGTGTGGCTCAGGGTGGCTCGCAATCCTTCCTCGAGGCAAGCCAAGAGGGTAAGATCGAGTTCCGCAATCCGTCGCTGCTTGAGAACGCGAATGGTGAGCAGATCATCATGGGCCGGAACATGCAGATCGTGATCGTCAATGACCACGGCGAGGAACTGGCAAGCCACAAGGTCGGCTATGGTACCCATGTCTTTGTGAAAGAAGGCGATGTGGTCAAGCGCGGCACCAAGCTGTTCGAATGGGACCCCTATACCCTGCCGATCATCGCCGAGAAGGCCGGTAAAGCGAAGCTCGTGGACCTCATCGCGGGTCTGTCGCTGCGCGAGGACACGGACGAAGCAACCGGTATGACGCAGAAGATCGTGTCCGACTGGCGTTCGTCGTCGCGTGCAAAAGACCTCAAGCCGGAGATCTTCATCGTTGATCAGGATGGCGAGCCGGTCCGCAATGATGCGGGTCACCCGGTGATCTATCCGATGTCGGTCGATGCGATCCTTTCGGTTGACGAGGGGCAGGACATCCGTGCCGGTGACGTGGTCGCCCGTATCCCGCGCGAAGGCGCGAAGACGAAGGACATTACCGGTGGTCTGCCGCGTGTGGCCGAACTCTTCGAAGCCCGTCGTCCGAAGGATCACGCGATCATCGCCGAGATCGATGGCTATGTGCGCTTTGGGAAAGACTACAAGAACAAGCGCCGCATTGCGATCGAACCGCGTGAAGAAGGTCTGGATGCCGTCGAATACATGGTGCCGAAAGGCAAGCACATCCCGGTGCAGGAAGGCGACTTCGTGCAGAAGGGTGACTACATCATGGACGGTAACCCGGCACCGCATGACATTCTGCGCATCATGGGGATCGAGGCTCTGGCCGGATACCTCATCAACGAAGTGCAGGACGTCTATCGTCTGCAAGGTGTGAAGATCAACGATAAGCATATCGAAGTGATCGTGCGCCAGATGCTGCAGAAGATCGAGGTGCTGGATTCCGGCGACACCACGCTTCTCAAGGGCGAGCATGTCGACAAGGTCGAGTTCGACGAGGTCAATGCCAAGGCAGAGGCCCGTGGGGTTCGTCCGGCGCATGGCGAGCCGGTTCTGCTGGGGATTACCAAAGCCTCGCTGCAGACCCGTTCGTTCATCTCGGCGGCGTCCTTCCAGGAAACCACCCGCGTTCTCACCGAGGCATCCGTCCAAGGTAAGCGCGACAAGCTGGTTGGCCTGAAAGAAAACGTCATCGTGGGTCGTCTGATCCCGGCAGGGACGGGCGGGGCCACCAGCCAGGTCCGTCGTGTGGCAAGCGAGCGCGACAGTGTCGTGATCGAGGCCAAGCGCGCCGAGGCAGAGCAGGCGGTTGCGCTTGCTGCACCGTCGAACACCGATAGCGGTGCCGATTTCGGTGTTGTCGAAACGCCGGAAAGCCGCGACTGA
- a CDS encoding glycosyltransferase family 39 protein, translated as MTAEKAWWPRALAVVALITALRLLALAFNKAELFVDETQYWFWGQNFDFGYYSKPPLIGWLIRAVTDLAGSSSPFWVRMPGAVLHGVTALVLGLTAARLFDARTAFWTALTYVTLPFVALGSLLISTDTVMAPFFAGAILFFVRTCQTRGAGSAVLTGLCAGAGFMAKYAAIYLIPGALLAALVLRDFRPGWRNSLLMVVAFGGVIAPNVLWNLTHDLTTVEHTMDNAGWVRTGAHLNWGSLGEFFASQFGVFGPVSMLALLWGYLRPANGPQKALALLSIPALAVVLVQALLDRAYANWAVGAYFAGTILAVSVLAPRWRRIAVAVNLVPCVLLPVLTLLAPWPEVGGKPLLQRYLGRAELSKAALSLAHSAGLPLVSDNRDVLADLFYQGRDGQVPIYAVPPEGRPRSYYEQMRAMPEGLGPVLLIATQPPGACQGGESAALPRSGYWARYDMRAWYVEAECLYAR; from the coding sequence GTGACAGCTGAGAAGGCATGGTGGCCGCGCGCGCTGGCGGTTGTCGCGCTCATTACGGCGCTGCGGCTGCTGGCGCTGGCCTTCAACAAGGCAGAGCTCTTTGTTGACGAGACCCAATATTGGTTCTGGGGCCAGAATTTCGATTTCGGGTACTATTCCAAGCCGCCGCTGATCGGCTGGCTGATCCGTGCGGTAACCGATCTGGCGGGCAGTTCCAGCCCGTTCTGGGTGCGGATGCCGGGAGCGGTCCTGCATGGCGTGACAGCACTGGTTCTGGGCCTGACCGCCGCGCGGCTCTTCGATGCGCGCACGGCCTTCTGGACCGCGCTGACCTATGTGACCCTGCCATTCGTGGCGCTCGGGTCGTTGCTGATATCGACCGATACCGTCATGGCGCCGTTTTTTGCCGGCGCGATCCTGTTCTTTGTCCGGACCTGCCAGACGCGCGGGGCAGGGAGCGCGGTGCTGACGGGGCTCTGTGCCGGTGCGGGCTTCATGGCGAAATATGCCGCGATCTATCTGATCCCCGGCGCGCTACTGGCGGCGCTTGTCCTGCGCGACTTCCGCCCCGGCTGGCGCAACAGTCTGTTGATGGTCGTGGCCTTCGGGGGGGTGATTGCGCCCAATGTGCTCTGGAACCTGACCCATGACCTGACGACCGTCGAACATACGATGGATAATGCGGGCTGGGTGCGAACGGGGGCCCATCTGAACTGGGGGTCGCTGGGGGAATTCTTTGCCAGCCAGTTCGGGGTGTTCGGGCCGGTGTCCATGCTGGCCCTGCTATGGGGCTATCTGCGTCCGGCCAATGGCCCACAGAAGGCGCTGGCGCTGCTGTCGATCCCTGCCTTGGCGGTGGTTCTGGTGCAGGCGTTGCTGGACCGTGCCTATGCGAATTGGGCGGTCGGTGCCTATTTCGCGGGGACCATTCTGGCGGTTTCGGTGCTGGCACCGCGCTGGCGCAGGATCGCCGTTGCCGTCAATCTGGTGCCCTGTGTGCTGCTGCCTGTCCTGACATTGCTGGCCCCCTGGCCGGAGGTTGGCGGCAAGCCGCTTCTGCAGCGCTATCTTGGCCGCGCCGAATTGAGCAAGGCGGCATTATCGCTGGCCCATAGCGCCGGTCTGCCACTGGTGTCGGACAATCGCGATGTTCTGGCCGATCTGTTCTATCAGGGGCGCGATGGTCAGGTGCCGATCTATGCCGTGCCGCCCGAGGGACGTCCGCGCAGCTATTACGAACAGATGCGCGCCATGCCCGAGGGGTTAGGGCCAGTGCTTCTGATTGCTACGCAACCACCCGGAGCCTGTCAGGGGGGCGAAAGCGCGGCACTTCCGCGCAGCGGCTACTGGGCGCGCTATGATATGCGGGCGTGGTATGTTGAGGCGGAGTGTCTGTATGCGCGCTGA
- the rpsL gene encoding 30S ribosomal protein S12, with translation MPTIQQLIRKPRQPKVQRSKSQHLQQCPQKRGVCTRVYTTTPKKPNSAMRKVAKVRLTNGFEVISYIPGEKHNLQEHSVVLIRGGRVKDLPGVRYHILRGVLDTQGVKDRRQRRSKYGAKRPK, from the coding sequence ATGCCGACAATCCAGCAGCTGATCCGCAAACCGCGTCAGCCGAAAGTGCAGCGCTCTAAGTCGCAGCACCTCCAGCAGTGCCCGCAAAAACGTGGCGTCTGCACGCGTGTGTACACCACCACGCCGAAGAAACCGAACTCCGCTATGCGTAAAGTCGCCAAAGTGCGTCTGACGAATGGCTTCGAGGTCATTTCCTACATCCCGGGCGAAAAGCACAACCTGCAAGAGCACTCTGTTGTTCTGATCCGCGGCGGCCGTGTGAAAGACCTTCCGGGTGTCCGTTACCACATCCTGCGCGGTGTGCTGGATACCCAAGGTGTTAAAGATCGTCGTCAACGTCGCTCCAAATACGGCGCGAAGCGTCCGAAGTGA